Proteins from a single region of Halalkalibaculum roseum:
- a CDS encoding exo-beta-N-acetylmuramidase NamZ family protein: protein MKQSIVLLISVLGLLFQACSSAESSRSESNSQTVQVGAEVLLEKHLDELQGMRVGLVMNPTARVNGTHMLDTLLKRSVNVSALFAPEHGFRGEAGAGEVIEDGVDRETGLPVYSLYGQTKKPTPEMLQEVDVLLFDMQDVGGRFYTYNVTLGLLLEAASQSETPVWVLDRPNPAGGSYTSGWILDPQYKSFVGAYAIPMAHGMTLGELAKMMIGERWLQVVKQPILRVIPAEGWERSMKWPDTGLEWHPPSPNLPTFEHAFTYLGTVLFEGTNISEGRGTSDPFLKIGAPFLNLQKDQLAKLQENFPGVNIEQITFTPVSIPGKSRNPKYEGQLCRGVEIEVSNFDTFDPVLFGVRLLELMEEASDQVELNDFIYKLAGSEEIQNFNTAVWQDQIESFREARKPYLIYD from the coding sequence ATGAAACAATCAATTGTTTTACTGATAAGCGTTTTGGGTTTGCTGTTCCAAGCCTGTTCCTCGGCTGAGAGTTCACGATCGGAAAGCAACTCGCAAACGGTACAAGTGGGTGCCGAAGTACTTCTGGAAAAGCATCTGGATGAACTTCAGGGTATGCGTGTTGGACTGGTTATGAATCCCACTGCGAGGGTCAACGGCACGCACATGCTCGATACGCTTTTAAAGCGATCTGTAAATGTAAGTGCCCTTTTTGCGCCGGAACACGGTTTTCGGGGAGAGGCGGGAGCCGGGGAGGTTATTGAAGACGGGGTGGATCGCGAAACCGGCCTGCCTGTATATTCTTTATATGGTCAGACCAAAAAGCCTACTCCCGAAATGCTGCAGGAAGTGGATGTTCTTCTCTTTGATATGCAAGATGTAGGCGGACGATTTTACACTTATAATGTGACACTGGGGTTACTTCTTGAGGCTGCCTCTCAAAGTGAAACACCGGTATGGGTACTGGACCGGCCCAATCCTGCCGGCGGAAGTTATACCTCGGGCTGGATACTGGATCCACAATACAAATCCTTCGTTGGGGCTTATGCTATTCCTATGGCTCACGGTATGACGCTGGGAGAGTTGGCAAAAATGATGATTGGAGAACGATGGTTGCAGGTAGTGAAACAGCCTATACTCAGGGTTATTCCTGCCGAAGGCTGGGAAAGAAGCATGAAATGGCCGGATACGGGACTCGAATGGCATCCTCCTTCCCCGAACCTGCCCACGTTTGAACATGCTTTTACATATCTGGGAACCGTACTCTTCGAAGGCACTAACATTTCTGAGGGTAGAGGTACAAGCGATCCATTTCTTAAGATCGGCGCGCCTTTTTTGAATTTACAGAAGGATCAGCTGGCTAAATTACAAGAAAATTTTCCGGGAGTGAATATTGAACAGATTACCTTTACTCCGGTTTCCATCCCGGGAAAATCACGAAATCCCAAATACGAGGGGCAATTATGCCGGGGAGTCGAGATAGAGGTTTCAAATTTTGACACATTTGATCCCGTTCTATTTGGCGTTCGGCTGTTGGAACTTATGGAGGAAGCTTCGGATCAAGTTGAGCTGAACGATTTTATTTATAAACTGGCGGGAAGTGAAGAGATACAAAATTTCAATACCGCTGTCTGGCAGGATCAGATAGAATCCTTCAGGGAAGCTAGAAAGCCCTACTTGATCTATGACTAA
- a CDS encoding amidohydrolase produces MRFYTFLITLTIFALGMAACSQKSPDTTVYENIDGYTFSNGELATFSSIAFQEGKVVKTANEGSLAGEYPDARVLDGEGNVMLPGLIDAHGHVMGLGFQELDVDVAGAGSLDSTLQMIGDYAEQYPDREWILGRGWNHTRWDINRFPTAEELDGAVTERPVWLSRVDGHAGWANSKAMELAGITADTEDPQGGKIIRDEDGNPTGVFVDAAMGLVESEVPARTEREREMALEKALQQMSSHGLTGVHDAGISVDDWNLYKNFADNGNMITRIYAMIGGAGDTFDQLSENGPITSYAEDKLALRSVKLYSDGALGSRGAAMIESYSDDPGNRGLLFASEEEMTDMIMKTASEGFQTNVHAIGDRANRVVLDAFANVKDSLGEQGLRHRIEHAQIVSLEDIPRFKELNIIASMQPTHATSDMNMAEDRVGSERIEGGYAWKTFLEQGTVLASGSDFPVENVNPFFGLYSAITRQDHQGNPEGGWHPNEAISRENALRSFTIDAAYAAHQEDILGSLEPGKWADFILIDRNYMEISREEIWQTKVLETWVAGEKVYSAEQ; encoded by the coding sequence ATGCGATTCTACACTTTTCTGATTACTCTCACTATTTTTGCTTTAGGTATGGCAGCCTGCAGCCAAAAATCACCTGACACCACGGTATATGAAAATATCGATGGCTATACCTTCTCTAATGGAGAACTAGCAACCTTTTCTTCTATAGCATTTCAGGAAGGCAAAGTAGTTAAGACCGCAAATGAAGGCTCGTTGGCGGGTGAATACCCTGATGCACGCGTGCTGGATGGCGAAGGGAATGTGATGCTTCCCGGATTAATTGATGCGCACGGGCATGTCATGGGTCTGGGATTCCAGGAACTTGATGTGGATGTTGCCGGTGCCGGATCACTGGATTCAACCCTTCAAATGATCGGTGATTATGCAGAACAGTATCCCGATCGTGAGTGGATTCTGGGTCGCGGGTGGAATCACACGCGATGGGATATCAACCGGTTTCCAACAGCAGAAGAACTGGACGGTGCCGTTACCGAACGTCCCGTTTGGCTGAGCCGGGTTGACGGGCATGCCGGCTGGGCAAACTCAAAGGCGATGGAGTTGGCAGGTATCACAGCAGATACCGAGGATCCACAAGGCGGTAAAATCATTAGGGATGAAGATGGAAACCCCACAGGAGTATTCGTTGATGCTGCAATGGGTCTTGTAGAATCAGAAGTACCGGCCCGAACTGAACGAGAAAGGGAAATGGCCCTTGAAAAAGCCTTGCAGCAAATGAGTTCCCATGGACTTACCGGCGTCCATGATGCCGGAATAAGCGTCGATGACTGGAACCTCTACAAGAATTTTGCTGATAACGGAAACATGATTACCCGCATTTACGCCATGATAGGCGGTGCCGGAGATACCTTCGATCAGTTATCCGAAAACGGACCGATCACTTCCTATGCTGAGGATAAGCTGGCACTAAGAAGTGTTAAACTCTACTCCGATGGTGCCCTGGGGAGCAGGGGGGCTGCCATGATCGAGTCCTATTCTGATGATCCCGGTAACAGGGGACTGCTTTTCGCTTCAGAAGAGGAGATGACTGACATGATTATGAAAACGGCTTCTGAAGGATTCCAGACTAACGTTCACGCCATTGGAGATCGGGCCAATCGAGTGGTATTGGATGCATTTGCAAATGTAAAAGACAGTTTAGGTGAACAGGGCTTACGACACCGCATTGAACATGCCCAAATTGTATCATTGGAAGACATACCTCGTTTTAAGGAACTTAATATCATTGCCTCTATGCAGCCTACCCATGCCACCAGCGACATGAATATGGCGGAAGACCGGGTAGGTTCTGAGCGTATTGAAGGGGGATATGCCTGGAAAACCTTTCTGGAGCAGGGAACGGTATTGGCATCGGGCTCGGATTTCCCCGTTGAAAATGTTAATCCGTTCTTCGGTCTCTATTCCGCAATCACCCGGCAGGATCACCAGGGAAATCCGGAAGGTGGATGGCATCCGAATGAGGCCATTTCCAGAGAAAATGCCCTGCGCTCATTTACCATAGATGCTGCCTATGCCGCACATCAGGAAGATATACTGGGTAGTCTGGAACCGGGCAAATGGGCCGATTTTATACTTATAGACCGAAATTATATGGAGATATCCAGAGAAGAAATCTGGCAAACGAAAGTACTAGAGACCTGGGTGGCCGGTGAAAAGGTCTATTCAGCAGAACAGTAG
- the rlmB gene encoding 23S rRNA (guanosine(2251)-2'-O)-methyltransferase RlmB: MSTDDANIYIYGKNPVTEALKDEPERVDKIFVRNSLKDANIADIFTLASNNRIPISHVPGAKLYELVGSVNDQGVVALMSAVEYMDFGEWLSGVDLDEYPGILLLDEIEDPHNLGAILRTAAAAGISAVLVPKHRQAPVNATVFKTSAGTAGRIPIVRVGNLNQCIMELKDEGFWIGGLDAEGDRSLWDLEVDRPLAFIIGNEGSGIRKKTLEHCDYRITIPMYNRVESLNASVSAALISYEWRRKK, translated from the coding sequence ATGAGCACCGATGATGCAAATATTTACATTTACGGCAAAAACCCTGTTACTGAAGCACTAAAGGACGAACCCGAGAGAGTTGACAAGATATTTGTGCGCAACTCACTGAAGGATGCTAACATTGCTGATATTTTCACTCTTGCCTCTAACAACCGTATCCCCATAAGTCACGTTCCCGGGGCAAAACTGTACGAACTGGTCGGAAGCGTCAATGACCAGGGAGTCGTAGCCCTGATGAGTGCCGTTGAATACATGGATTTTGGAGAATGGTTATCCGGAGTTGACCTGGATGAATATCCCGGCATTCTGCTTCTCGACGAAATCGAAGACCCGCACAATCTTGGTGCAATACTTCGAACTGCGGCTGCTGCCGGAATCTCAGCCGTCTTGGTACCCAAACACCGTCAGGCCCCTGTCAATGCAACCGTATTTAAAACTTCTGCAGGTACGGCAGGCAGAATTCCGATAGTACGCGTAGGTAATCTAAATCAGTGCATCATGGAACTGAAAGATGAGGGGTTCTGGATCGGTGGGTTGGATGCCGAAGGTGACCGCTCACTATGGGATCTTGAAGTAGATCGCCCCCTAGCTTTCATTATAGGAAATGAGGGAAGTGGTATCAGAAAGAAAACACTGGAGCACTGTGATTATCGAATAACCATCCCCATGTATAACAGGGTAGAATCGCTGAATGCGTCCGTCAGTGCTGCCCTTATCAGTTATGAGTGGAGAAGGAAAAAATGA
- a CDS encoding NUDIX domain-containing protein codes for MNVEAYQNKIRIRVNGILVENSSILLVQIHSPVTEQLVWMPPGGGLEFGESLEDCLEREFKEETGAIITTEEFLFLNELIEEPYHAIELYYRVKKRGGKISLGADPEHDDHSQLLKAVEWKPISSLNTLKLSPEKLIEELDRIDF; via the coding sequence GTGAACGTCGAGGCCTATCAGAATAAGATCAGGATCAGGGTTAACGGGATACTGGTTGAAAATTCTTCTATCCTTTTGGTTCAGATTCATTCACCTGTAACGGAACAACTTGTCTGGATGCCGCCGGGCGGTGGGCTTGAATTCGGGGAATCCCTGGAAGATTGCCTTGAAAGAGAGTTCAAGGAAGAGACCGGAGCCATAATAACTACAGAAGAATTCCTCTTTTTGAATGAGCTGATTGAAGAACCCTATCACGCCATCGAATTATACTACCGGGTCAAGAAGAGAGGGGGTAAAATTTCACTCGGAGCCGATCCGGAGCATGATGACCATTCTCAATTACTTAAAGCAGTTGAATGGAAGCCAATTTCTTCTCTGAACACACTTAAGCTTTCGCCCGAAAAATTGATTGAGGAACTCGATCGGATAGATTTCTAG
- a CDS encoding NAD+ synthase, whose translation MKVRTQQLNPTIGDLKTNVEAILKALEEAENDGIDLLILPELTVCGYPPMDLLERESFRQSIYRMNERITSATVGTTIIFGSVTDNPSPYGRKCFNSALVAENGELIGEVHKTLLPTYDVFDDLRYFEENKEFRCIEIKGIKLGITICEDIWYNENDIQYHTYETNPACKLAELGAEAIINISASPFTKTKPDSRRRMLQNHVGQLGLPIFYANQIGANTEIIFDGDSMVIDKNEKVIARARLFEEDFIDVFWKAESNKVEAVQTYEANKVSNVENMFKALVLGLKDYMAKTGVADKVILGLSGGIDSSLVACIAASALGPEKVTGVTMPSEFSSKGSIDHSRVLAKNLGITFKQISIKELYDGFLENLEPFFKGTSFGIAEENLQSRIRGDLLMAISNKFGHMLLNSGNKSELATGYCTLYGDMAGGLGIIADLYKTEVYEMASWLNSDFYEEEIIPREIIDKAPSAELKPNQQDSDTLPDYSILDSILELYIEKQLSAEDIINNGFDEDTVKKVIKLVDYTEYKRYQSVPTLKVSTKAFGTGRRWPIVQKWTENQI comes from the coding sequence ATGAAGGTTCGTACCCAGCAGCTAAATCCAACCATTGGTGACTTGAAAACCAATGTTGAAGCTATCCTTAAGGCTCTAGAGGAGGCAGAGAATGACGGAATAGATCTTTTGATTCTTCCCGAACTTACTGTTTGCGGATACCCGCCCATGGATCTGTTGGAGCGCGAAAGTTTTCGGCAGTCTATCTACCGAATGAATGAAAGGATTACTTCTGCTACTGTAGGTACTACAATTATTTTCGGGTCCGTGACCGATAATCCTTCTCCTTATGGCAGAAAATGTTTTAATTCTGCACTGGTTGCTGAAAATGGAGAGCTGATTGGTGAAGTTCACAAGACCTTACTGCCCACCTATGATGTATTTGATGACCTGAGATATTTTGAAGAGAATAAAGAGTTCAGATGTATTGAAATTAAAGGTATAAAGCTCGGCATCACGATATGCGAGGATATCTGGTACAATGAGAATGATATTCAGTATCACACCTATGAAACCAACCCGGCATGCAAGCTAGCCGAATTAGGTGCTGAAGCTATTATCAATATTTCGGCCTCTCCTTTCACCAAAACCAAGCCGGACAGCCGACGCCGGATGCTGCAAAACCACGTCGGACAGTTGGGATTACCCATATTTTATGCTAATCAGATAGGGGCAAATACGGAGATTATTTTTGACGGGGATTCCATGGTAATTGATAAGAATGAAAAGGTTATTGCCAGGGCCCGGTTATTTGAAGAGGACTTTATTGATGTATTTTGGAAAGCCGAGTCCAACAAAGTAGAAGCAGTTCAGACTTATGAAGCCAATAAAGTTTCGAATGTGGAAAATATGTTTAAGGCATTAGTCTTAGGTCTCAAAGATTACATGGCCAAAACAGGAGTTGCTGATAAAGTCATACTTGGACTCAGTGGCGGTATTGATTCCTCGCTTGTTGCCTGCATAGCGGCCAGTGCTCTGGGTCCGGAAAAAGTGACAGGCGTCACGATGCCTTCGGAATTTTCCTCAAAAGGAAGCATTGATCATTCCAGAGTACTGGCAAAAAACCTGGGCATTACCTTTAAGCAAATATCCATTAAAGAATTATATGACGGTTTCCTTGAAAATCTTGAGCCCTTCTTCAAGGGAACTTCATTTGGGATAGCCGAAGAAAACCTGCAGAGTAGAATACGTGGAGATCTGCTTATGGCCATTTCAAATAAATTCGGTCACATGCTGCTCAATTCCGGGAATAAGTCGGAACTAGCTACGGGATACTGTACGCTATATGGTGATATGGCAGGAGGTCTTGGTATCATTGCCGATCTCTACAAAACGGAGGTCTATGAAATGGCTTCCTGGCTAAACAGTGATTTTTACGAAGAAGAGATAATTCCCCGGGAGATTATTGATAAAGCTCCCAGCGCCGAACTAAAACCCAATCAGCAGGACAGTGATACGCTGCCCGATTACAGCATTCTGGATTCAATATTGGAACTTTACATTGAAAAGCAGCTTTCTGCCGAAGATATTATAAATAATGGTTTCGATGAAGATACCGTCAAAAAAGTTATCAAGCTGGTTGACTATACGGAATACAAGCGTTACCAGTCAGTTCCAACTCTAAAAGTAAGTACCAAAGCTTTCGGAACCGGTAGAAGATGGCCAATCGTACAGAAGTGGACTGAAAACCAGATCTAA
- a CDS encoding CTP synthase, with protein MTTKYIFVTGGVTSSLGKGIICASLGRLLVARGLRVTIQKLDPYINVDPGTMNPYEHGEVYVTDDGAETDLDLGHYERFLDIKTSQENNVTTGRIYYDVISKERQGAYLGKTVQVIPHITDEIKSHIMKLGESGDYDVVITEIGGTVGDIESLPYIEAVRQLRYDVGRKNTLSIHLTLVPYLKAARELKTKPTQHSVKTLSESGLQPDIIVARSEHPLDQSIRKKIAQFCNVEIADVIASLDAESIYEVPLLMQDEGLDTRVIEKLQFEAKEPDLERWIGFVEAVRNPSTEIKIALVGKYVEHHDAYKSIVEAFIHGGAVNDCEVNIVWVQSDDLTEENVARKLKGVSGILVAPGFGDRGVEGKVAAVKHARVNNIPFFGICLGMQCAVIEYARNVCNWDTANSTEFVEESDHPIIDLMADQKDIQDKGGTMRLGLYDCKIKEGSKSYQAYGTDFIQERHRHRYEVNNNLRYKLVEDGMQLVGFNPDRDLVEIVELEDHPWFVGVQFHPELCSTVNNPQPLFVDFVKASLKYAKENNLNVPVNKKEVAIG; from the coding sequence ATGACGACCAAATATATTTTCGTGACCGGTGGTGTAACGTCGTCACTCGGTAAAGGCATCATTTGTGCATCTTTAGGACGCCTGCTCGTGGCAAGAGGATTGCGGGTTACCATTCAAAAGCTCGACCCTTATATCAATGTGGATCCGGGAACCATGAACCCCTATGAACACGGTGAAGTTTATGTGACCGATGACGGGGCAGAGACCGATCTTGACCTTGGGCACTATGAACGCTTTCTGGATATCAAAACCTCTCAGGAGAATAATGTCACGACCGGGCGGATTTATTACGATGTTATTTCGAAAGAACGGCAGGGTGCCTATCTGGGCAAGACTGTGCAGGTGATCCCGCACATTACCGATGAAATAAAATCTCATATCATGAAGCTCGGCGAGTCGGGTGATTATGATGTTGTGATTACAGAAATCGGCGGTACGGTTGGTGATATTGAGAGTTTGCCCTATATCGAAGCGGTTAGACAGCTGCGATATGATGTGGGAAGAAAAAATACCTTGTCTATCCACCTTACACTGGTGCCCTATCTAAAGGCCGCCAGGGAGCTGAAAACAAAGCCTACGCAACATTCGGTAAAAACCCTCTCGGAAAGCGGTTTGCAACCCGATATCATTGTGGCGCGTTCTGAACATCCGTTGGATCAGTCGATCAGAAAGAAAATAGCCCAGTTCTGTAATGTGGAAATTGCCGATGTGATAGCCTCGCTGGATGCAGAGAGCATTTACGAGGTACCGCTTTTGATGCAGGACGAAGGTTTGGATACCCGTGTCATTGAAAAACTTCAATTTGAAGCAAAAGAACCGGATCTGGAGCGTTGGATTGGGTTTGTGGAAGCTGTCAGAAATCCATCGACAGAAATTAAAATAGCATTAGTTGGGAAATATGTAGAGCATCACGACGCCTACAAATCGATTGTGGAAGCATTTATCCATGGCGGCGCGGTCAATGATTGTGAGGTGAACATTGTTTGGGTACAGTCGGATGATCTCACGGAAGAGAATGTAGCCAGGAAGTTAAAAGGTGTTTCAGGTATACTGGTAGCACCGGGATTCGGTGACCGCGGTGTGGAAGGAAAGGTAGCAGCCGTCAAGCATGCTCGGGTCAATAATATTCCCTTCTTTGGTATTTGCCTCGGCATGCAATGTGCCGTAATTGAGTACGCAAGAAATGTCTGCAACTGGGATACAGCAAACAGTACCGAATTTGTGGAAGAATCTGATCATCCCATCATTGATCTGATGGCTGATCAAAAAGACATTCAGGATAAAGGCGGAACCATGAGGTTGGGACTCTACGATTGCAAGATCAAGGAAGGCTCGAAATCGTACCAGGCATATGGAACCGATTTCATTCAGGAGCGTCATCGCCATCGTTACGAGGTCAATAACAACTTGCGCTACAAACTTGTGGAAGACGGTATGCAGCTGGTTGGTTTCAATCCCGATCGTGACCTGGTGGAAATAGTAGAGCTCGAGGATCATCCATGGTTCGTAGGGGTGCAGTTCCACCCGGAACTCTGCAGCACGGTAAATAACCCGCAGCCTCTGTTCGTTGATTTTGTCAAGGCCAGCTTGAAGTATGCAAAGGAGAATAATTTGAATGTGCCCGTTAATAAAAAAGAAGTGGCCATAGGATAG
- a CDS encoding glycerophosphodiester phosphodiesterase: MTLIKPIIYLLMAFSGLFSAHITDMEESSVYKLPQLYQDNGDNFVVIAHRGASAYYPENTMAAFKGALEMNAEMIELDVMMSKDGVPVVFHDATLDDHTNGSGNIGDYTLDELRKLDAGSWFDSTFAGEKIPTLEEVLAYASGKIALNIEIKTEAVTDEVEGGVEQKSLELVRKYGMENHVLFSSFDYRAVEHIKTLDSKMPAAILYEKKQSQKLLPSELLKKYEADAFNCSYRQLNTRRFKDVRENNIPVFVYTVDKPSQMRKLLKMNVSGIFTNKPDVLWEVLD; the protein is encoded by the coding sequence ATGACTCTGATTAAACCAATAATATATCTGCTAATGGCCTTTTCAGGTCTCTTTTCAGCTCATATTACCGATATGGAAGAATCTTCTGTGTACAAACTGCCACAACTTTATCAGGATAATGGAGACAATTTTGTAGTTATCGCTCATCGCGGAGCAAGCGCTTACTACCCGGAAAATACGATGGCTGCTTTCAAGGGTGCGTTGGAGATGAATGCAGAAATGATTGAACTGGATGTTATGATGAGTAAAGATGGCGTTCCGGTAGTGTTTCATGACGCCACTCTCGACGATCATACAAATGGATCCGGAAACATAGGAGATTATACGCTGGATGAACTGCGGAAACTGGATGCCGGATCCTGGTTTGATTCAACTTTCGCCGGAGAAAAGATCCCAACCCTGGAAGAGGTTCTGGCTTATGCTTCGGGTAAAATAGCGCTGAACATCGAGATCAAAACAGAAGCGGTTACCGATGAAGTAGAGGGTGGTGTAGAGCAGAAAAGCCTGGAGCTGGTCAGGAAATATGGGATGGAAAACCATGTGCTCTTTTCAAGTTTTGATTATCGTGCAGTTGAACACATCAAAACACTTGATTCCAAAATGCCTGCTGCCATTCTCTATGAGAAAAAGCAGTCACAAAAGCTGCTACCCTCGGAGCTGCTGAAAAAGTATGAGGCAGATGCCTTCAACTGCAGCTACCGGCAATTAAATACCAGGCGATTCAAAGATGTCAGGGAAAATAATATCCCGGTGTTTGTCTATACCGTAGACAAGCCCTCGCAGATGCGGAAACTGCTTAAGATGAACGTGAGCGGTATTTTTACCAACAAACCGGATGTGCTCTGGGAAGTGCTTGACTAG
- the ndk gene encoding nucleoside-diphosphate kinase: protein MERTLTILKPDCVRKELIGEVTRRIQEAGFKIVAMKMTRLTKDTAGGFYAVHKERPFYDELCEFMSSGACVPMILEKENAIKDFRTLIGATNPEEADEGTIRADFADSVGENIIHGSDSVENGKKEAAYFFAESDVVANKA from the coding sequence ATAGAACGTACACTTACTATTTTGAAACCCGATTGCGTAAGAAAAGAACTTATTGGAGAAGTAACTCGCAGAATACAGGAAGCAGGTTTTAAAATTGTTGCAATGAAGATGACCCGCTTAACCAAAGACACGGCCGGCGGATTCTATGCCGTGCACAAAGAGCGTCCATTTTACGATGAGCTCTGTGAATTCATGAGCAGTGGGGCTTGTGTTCCCATGATTCTTGAAAAAGAAAATGCTATCAAGGATTTCAGAACATTAATCGGGGCTACCAATCCGGAAGAAGCGGATGAAGGGACCATTAGAGCCGATTTTGCGGACAGTGTTGGTGAAAACATCATTCACGGTTCCGATTCGGTAGAAAACGGTAAAAAGGAAGCAGCCTACTTTTTTGCAGAATCTGATGTGGTAGCTAATAAAGCGTAA